In one window of Arctopsyche grandis isolate Sample6627 chromosome 6, ASM5162203v2, whole genome shotgun sequence DNA:
- the LOC143913033 gene encoding uncharacterized protein LOC143913033 isoform X1, with product MECRLCLRSAPVESSVSIHDYPHPLVQRILACCQLQVNRDDLLPDTICLLCKNNLGLLSNFRSICIQSEETQKLRLTEILNIKNEETILDDLIWEDEIGNNSTSNVCQPGVDDEINESESSNSGKQFLEGDYSKQNALLIENDNILEGKSSQENPHRCQICSILFTTKTSLMEHMNSHTGIKPYRCKVCLISFAHRSSLSRHAITHTKEKRFKCEICLKSFAIKHNFLVHMNSHKGIKPYECDVCLISFTYRSNLNRHAKTHTEERRFKCEMCSKLFTAKDSLVEHMNSHKEIKPNQCGVCLMSFTHRSTLSKHVKTHTKERQLK from the exons atGGAGTGTAGACTTTGTCTCCGTTCTGCTCCAGTCGAGTCCTCCGTCTCCATCCACGATTATCCTCATCCACTAGTTCAACGTATTTTGGCCTGCTGTCAGCTACAA gttAACAGAGATGATTTGTTGCCAGATACGATATGTCTTTTATGCAAAAACAATCTCGGGTTGTTGAGCAATTTCAGAAGCATTTGTATTCAGAGCGAAGAAACACAGAAACTAAGGCTGACcgagattttaaatatcaaaaatgaaGAAACTATATTGGATGATTTAATTTGGGAGGATGAGATTGGTAATAATTCAACATCAAATGTCTGTCAACCAGGTGTTGACGATGAAATCAATGAATCAGAGTCAAGCAATTCGGGAAAACAGTTTTTGGAAGGAGATTATTCAAAGCAAAACGCCCtattaattgaaaatgataAT ATACTTGAAGGAAAATCCTCACAGGAAAATCCACACAGATGTCAAATTTGTTCTATATTGTTCACTACTAAAACTAGCCTCATGGAGCATATGAATTCTCACACAGGGATAAAACCATACCGATGCAAAGTTTGTTTGATTTCGTTTGCTCATAGATCTTCCTTAAGTAGACATGCTATAACTCACACCAAGGAGAAACGGTTCAAATGCGAAATCTGTTTAAAATCGTTCGCAATCAAACATAACTTTCTGGTTCATATGAATTCCCACAAAGGAATTAAACCGTACGAATGCGACGtttgtttgatttcattcacaTACAGGTCTAACCTTAATAGACATGCTAAAACTCACACCGAGGAGAGACGGTTCAAATGCGAAATGTGTTCTAAATTGTTCACTGCTAAAGATAGCCTCGTCGAGCATATGAATTCTCACAAAGAGATAAAACCAAACCAATGTGGAGTTTGTTTGATGTCATTCACTCATAGGTCTACCTTAAGTAAGCATGTAAAAACTCACACCAAGGAGAGACAGTTAAAATAA